Genomic window (Candidatus Aramenus sp. CH1):
CTCCACGGTTTACTTGGGCTATCCTTACTTCATTCCTAGGACAAGGGTAACAAGCTCACTTCAAATTTGGTCTTATCGCAAGTTGGCGCTATAGTGAATGAGTACGGCATAATCACGTACCTAGTGATTGAGCATAACACTTCGCGGCTCTGCGCTTTCCATGATGTTAAGGTTGACAGAAATTCCAAGGGGTGTCGATAGCTGTCCTTTTGGTCGTAATTGTCCTTTTGGTCGTTAACTTCACAGCGACGTCAACAGTGCGGTAAACATTGTGAAACTAGGAGCGAAGAAGATTGTCAACGCTTTGGCTCTTTCCTTTCTCTTCACATCACGGGGTATCTCCTTTAAGGGGGAGTAACGCCTTAGACCTATGCAGAACCATCGCAGGGCGGGGAGTAGGTCAGATTATCTCGCTCACATCTTACGTGAAACAAACTAAAATACATCCTTACTCTTTATCTTATAATATTCCTCTCTCCGAGATTGGGATTTACTCAACTAGTCCCATTTTTGCTAGCTTGTTCACCATTAAGGGAATCGTTTGCCTCTCCTCCCTTTGGTTAAATTATCCCCGAAATTTCAGAGGTCGTCCAGACTCCTTCTCCTAAAAGCAACAAGATTTTATAGCAAATTTCCGTTAATTCCCTTTCCTTCTCTTTGAAGACCTCCCCTATCAGTCCTTTGGAAACTAATTCGTGTGTGGACAACAACTTCATTCGTCCCAATAAAATTCAATTTTATTTCAGCTTATACTAAAAGATTTCGAGTAAATTGTGTTTAGGAGGAATATTTTCCAACTTGTCATTGTGTTTCATGCTTTCTAGAGATTATAAACACTAACATTCTCTTAATATGGAACTCTCCCGAAAAATACTTTCATGATAAAGAAAATTTATATCAAAATAACAAAATTGTTGTCTACACACTCGGGAGCACTAAGTTATGCTAAAAACGTTTCAGTTGAAGTGAAAATGAAAAGGAAAGATAATTTAGCTAAAGCTTATATAGCCTTGGGGTCTAACATATCGCCGGAGGAAAACATTAGATAGGAGCATTAAAAATCTCAACAGTATATTTAACTAAGCCACTTTCTCCATTCACTAATCAACTTGACTTTTACAACTGTGTTGCAGAAACTAGTGTTTCGTTAGATCCATATAACATTAAATTCAATATTTTAAGAGATGTTGAGGAGGAGTTGGGAAGAGTAAGAGATCCTAATAATAAATTTGCACCTAGAACAATAGATTTAGACCTAATAGTTTACGGTAATCTTGTAATAAATAGTAAGGATTTGGTAATACCAGATCCTGAAATCGAGAAGAGACCCTTCTTAGCTTTACCATTGTACGAACTAAATGAGGATTTGGTAATACCCGGGATTAATAGGAGTATTAAGGAAATAGTGAGAAAATTTAATGAAAACAGCGATATGACACCATTATATGATTATACTGAAGAGCTAAGAAGAGAAATATTAGGGGATTTTTAATTCCTTATAACTTTACTTAGATTATATATTAGCCTAAAATAACGTTAACAATATTATTCGGTAAGAATACAAGTATATCGTGGTTGCTTAGATATGAACTAGTTTAAAGAAGTTTGTATGTAGAAAATTTAAATAAAATAATTTTTAGCGTTTAAGATAAAAGAATTTGAGGAAAAATCATAAATAGTAAGTGAAAGTCCCTAAATTAGTTATGAACTTAAGAAAAGGAAAAATTAACATAAGCTAATGTTATAAAAAATAGCAATTTAGTTTTGTTAGATAAGCTTATGCACGCGCTAAGTTCAAATACACTTTTTAATCTTTACTTAAGAGAAGTAATTATGGAAAATCTAGATGATAGCATCCTTAACGCTCCTTTAATAAATGTTTCACCACCTGGTCCGAAGTCTTTACAAGTACTTAAACAGCAAGAAGAGTATGAGACTTCAGCAATAAACTATCCTAAATATTTTAAGATAGCTATAGATAGAGGACAAGGTTCAACAGTAGTGGATGTAGATGGAAATGTTTACATTGATATGGTGACCGGAATATCTGTAGTGAATTTAGGTCATAATAACCCTTACATAAAGAGGGCTGTTGAGGAACAGTTAAACAAAGTTTGGCACACTCTTGAGGTTCCAACGGAAATAAGAACAAATTTCAGTAGGAAGTTATTATCAACGCTTGATTTTAAAGCTAAATTACTCTTTACCACAACAGGTGCTGATGCGGTAGAGGCTGGCGTAAAGATAGCTAGATGGGTTACTGGCAAGAAGACAATAATTTCTTTTGAGGGTTCATATCACGGAATTACAGCTGGGACACTGGGTTTTACGGGGGCAAATAAGTATAAAGAGTTTCAAGATTTTTTTGATAATAGAGTTGTAAAATTTCCTTACCCTTATCCATATAGGTGCCCATTCAAAGATTGCCTAAATGACGTATTAAGCTTAATAGAATATGCATTATCGAATCCAGGTTATCTAGGAAACGACGTAGCAGGAATACTTGTAGAACCGATACAAGGGGAAGGAGGCTATATAGTTCCCCCAAAAGGTTTCTTAAAAGGATTAAGAGAGATCGCCGATAAGTATGGGATACTATTGATCGTTGATGAAGTTCAGACTGGTATGGGTAGAACTGGAAAAATGTGGGCTTATCAATGGGAAGGAATAAAGCCTGATGTAGTATGTATTTCGAAAGCTGTAGGAGAGGGAATTCCAGTATCAATGGTAGCATTTAGACATGACTTAGATAAATTACCTACTGGTTTTCATTTAGGAACTTATAGAGGAAATCCTTTAGGATTAGCTGCAGGATTAGCTTCATTGGAATTTATAGAAAAGAATGATATACTATCAAGGGTTCAAAGATTAGGTAATAAGATCTTGAAAGAGTTATTTTCGAGAATAAGTAATCCCCATGTGGGGGATATAAGGGGATTGGGATTTATGGTAGGGATAGAGCTAGTTAGCGACGGAAAGTCCCCTTGGAGTGAAGGGGTAAAGAAAGTGATAGAGGAATCACTGAAAAGAGGATTACTAGTATACAAGGCTGGAAGATGGGATAATGTAATAAGATTAATGCCACCCTTAACTATTCCTGAGAATTTACTTGACGAATCTTTAAAAATTTTACAAGAAACCCTGAATGACTTATAAAGATTTGGTAAAGTTTTCAACTTCTTAGTTTTAAAATTTATATACACATTTAATCCGGATACACACATGCCAGAAACTAGAAGAGGTGCATTCCTAAGAAAATCTTCTGGGTTAGTTAGAGAATTCGGTTTATTAGATGCACTCTGGTTTAATATATCATTATTAGGACTACTGTTCTCTACGTATTATGTTGCATCTACTGGACCACTGGTAGGAGGAAGTCCACTATTAGGTTTAATATTACCTCTAATAGGGTTTTTGTTTGTAGGTTTAACGTTCTCTTACATTGGATCTAAAATACCAAGGGTAGCTGCAGATTACGTTTACGTTAGCAGAAACTTACATCCCGCCTTAGGCTTTGTCGGTAACGCTGGATATTTCTTGGCTACAGTGCCATTATTTATGGGAATAACCGGGATAACACTTCAAACCTTCGGCTTAATTCCTTTATTAACAATCTTAGGCTACTATACTCATGACTACGCATTAATCTCCTTAGGCTCAACCATTGATTCCAATACTTACTTAATAATGGCCATAGGAGCTGTCGAAATAATAATAATGTCATTAATCTCGATTTTCGGAAATAAGGTTTATAGAGCATTACAGTGGGTTGTCATACCGTTAGCTCTTATAGCTGCTATAGGCATGATAATAGTTGAAGCAGTTATACCTCATACGTTAGCTGTATCTAGATTAAATAATTTCGCATTAGCCTATGCTAATGTCTCTAACCTATATAGTAATGTTACGTCGTCTAGCGTTACTGTACCAGCTTATTATAGCTTAAACAACATCTTGTCATTAAACCCAGTTTACGTAGTAGGATTTTCTTATATAATAAACACAGTTTATATTGCAGGAGAAGTTAGAAATCCAAAGAGAAGCATGCCAGTTAGTATTTTAGGCACGTTACTAATAACCGGGTTCATCTTTACTTCCGCCTTAGCCTTAGAGTATTACCAATTAGGATATGGATTTACTACAAAGATGATGTATTTAAGTATAGTTCAGTCAAGTCTTCCAATACCTACTCCTTATTTAGATTTGATTGAAGGAATTTCAAGTGGTAATGTAGTTTTGGGAGTATTGTTCGCGTTAGCGAGCATTGTACAACTCCTAATGTATTTAGCTGCGGCTGCGTTTGTAGGGAGCAGGTTATTACTATCTTACGCAATGGACAGAATAATGCCAGACTTTGTCGGAGAGGTCAGCGAGAAGAGACACGTTCCAATAAAGGCCATTATTCTGTCGATGATAGCTGGACTAATTGGTTTAATAGTATTTAGCTTACCGGTTACTTCGGCTGGAGCGTTCTTACTTTCAAGCGTGGCAGTAGCCATACTAATGCTTTTCCCTATGGCCATGGTGTCTATAGCAATATTAAAGACGGAAAAAGGAAATAATGTTATGAGAATAATAGCTGGCCTGGCTATAGTATACCTAATCTATACATTTTATCAGTACTTAACAGTCTCAGCTATAGGTGCTGACACCCTAATAGGATATGCAATTTTGGCTGGATCAATAATAGTACTATTTGCCATATTTTATGTTGCCAAGCTTGTTAGGGCTAGACAAGGAATAGATTTCGATTTAATATTTAAAGAAATACCGCCTGAGTGAGAGGAAAAATGACAGGAAATATAAAAATTCTTTTTTCTCTGATTTTCACGGTAATGATATTGTATTTAGGAAAGCTTTAAATGCAACTAAAGTTATTAAGGCAGATTACCTTATATTGGGAGGAAATTTCACCGGAAAGGGAGTGATAATAGTTTTAAGAAGGGAGAAGAGTATTACATTAATAATGAATCTGTAACCAAGGAGGATATAGAAAATTATCAGAGAATGGTTATTACATTTACATTTCAGAATCTAAAGAGGAGGTTAATGATATTGAATCGAGTAATGAGAAGACAATGAGGCTTTTTTATGATCTAGCAAAAGCTCAACTAGAGCGTTGGATGCCCTTGGTTAATGGAAAAACTCAAGGATGTGAAGGTAATATAGAGCGTAGGTAATGATGACCCTTTCATACTAGATGATGTATTTAGTCCTTATAAGATATAGTTTGAAGGATTAACTGAAATTGACAGTTCCTTGAATCCCCTTGTGGTAATAAGTTATGGCTTTACTAATCAAACTCCTTACAAGTCATTTAGGGTAGTGCCAGAGTATACAATATATAATAAAGGGGGTTGAACTAATCAACAAGGTAATTATTAACACAAAAAACTATTTTGAACTTTCGTGTCCCTCCTTGTTGTAGGGAACGCACACTCCCCGCCAGTGTAACTCCGTTAAACGACTATATTCGCGTTTAAATACTTAATCTACGAAATTAAGTTTATGACCAAGACTGACGTGTTGGTTATAGGTAGTGGAGTGGCGGGGTATTCCGCCTTAAACGAGGTGGTGGAGAAGGGGCTCAAAGCAAGGGTGACCATGGTGTCCTCAGACGTGGACATCCCGTACGACAGGCCACCGCTCTCAAAGGAGTACATGAGGGGGCAGGTGGAAAAGCCCTTCTTTAAGCCTCCGGAGTTCTACTCGTCCCTCAAGGACTTCAGCTTGATCCTAAACGCGGAGGTAGTGGAGCTTAGGGGAAAGGGGGCCGTGCTCTCCAACGGCGACGTAATAGAGTTCGAGAAGGCGGTCCTCGCCACTGGCGGGAGGCCCAGGAGGCTGAACGTTAGCGGTTCCGACTTGAAAGGAATCTACTACCTGAGGACGCTGAGGGACGCAGACGCAATAAGGGAGGCCTTGAAGGGGGCGAGGAGTCCCGTGATAATTGGAGGGGGGTTCATAGGGATGGAGGTAGCCTCGAGCATGGTATACCTAGGGAAGAGGCCCACCGTAATAGAGGCACTGCCCCACATATGGACAACGTTTGTGGACGAGAAGGTGTCGGAGCACTTGAGGACCTACTTCCAGGGGAAGGGGGTCGACATAATCACGGGAGACCCCGTGAAGGAGCTCTACGGCAGGGAGAGTAATGTCGAGGAGGTAGTGACGCAGGGAGGGAAGAGGGTGAAGGCTGACATGGTGCTGGTCGCTGTAGGGATAGTGCCCAACGTTGAGGTGGCTAAGAGGAGCAACATAGCCGTGGACAACGGGGTGCCCACAGACGAGTACTTGAGGACTTCCGCGAAGGACGTGTACGCTGTGGGCGACGTGGCCAACGTCCTCGACCATAGGACGGAGAAGAGGAGGAGGATAGAGCACTGGAACAACGCATGGTACACCGGTGCCCTAGCTGTGAGGAACGCGCTACAGGGGGACAAGG
Coding sequences:
- the folK gene encoding 2-amino-4-hydroxy-6-hydroxymethyldihydropteridine diphosphokinase; its protein translation is MSTVYLTKPLSPFTNQLDFYNCVAETSVSLDPYNIKFNILRDVEEELGRVRDPNNKFAPRTIDLDLIVYGNLVINSKDLVIPDPEIEKRPFLALPLYELNEDLVIPGINRSIKEIVRKFNENSDMTPLYDYTEELRREILGDF
- a CDS encoding aspartate aminotransferase family protein, with amino-acid sequence MENLDDSILNAPLINVSPPGPKSLQVLKQQEEYETSAINYPKYFKIAIDRGQGSTVVDVDGNVYIDMVTGISVVNLGHNNPYIKRAVEEQLNKVWHTLEVPTEIRTNFSRKLLSTLDFKAKLLFTTTGADAVEAGVKIARWVTGKKTIISFEGSYHGITAGTLGFTGANKYKEFQDFFDNRVVKFPYPYPYRCPFKDCLNDVLSLIEYALSNPGYLGNDVAGILVEPIQGEGGYIVPPKGFLKGLREIADKYGILLIVDEVQTGMGRTGKMWAYQWEGIKPDVVCISKAVGEGIPVSMVAFRHDLDKLPTGFHLGTYRGNPLGLAAGLASLEFIEKNDILSRVQRLGNKILKELFSRISNPHVGDIRGLGFMVGIELVSDGKSPWSEGVKKVIEESLKRGLLVYKAGRWDNVIRLMPPLTIPENLLDESLKILQETLNDL
- a CDS encoding amino acid permease, which codes for MPETRRGAFLRKSSGLVREFGLLDALWFNISLLGLLFSTYYVASTGPLVGGSPLLGLILPLIGFLFVGLTFSYIGSKIPRVAADYVYVSRNLHPALGFVGNAGYFLATVPLFMGITGITLQTFGLIPLLTILGYYTHDYALISLGSTIDSNTYLIMAIGAVEIIIMSLISIFGNKVYRALQWVVIPLALIAAIGMIIVEAVIPHTLAVSRLNNFALAYANVSNLYSNVTSSSVTVPAYYSLNNILSLNPVYVVGFSYIINTVYIAGEVRNPKRSMPVSILGTLLITGFIFTSALALEYYQLGYGFTTKMMYLSIVQSSLPIPTPYLDLIEGISSGNVVLGVLFALASIVQLLMYLAAAAFVGSRLLLSYAMDRIMPDFVGEVSEKRHVPIKAIILSMIAGLIGLIVFSLPVTSAGAFLLSSVAVAILMLFPMAMVSIAILKTEKGNNVMRIIAGLAIVYLIYTFYQYLTVSAIGADTLIGYAILAGSIIVLFAIFYVAKLVRARQGIDFDLIFKEIPPE
- a CDS encoding FAD-dependent oxidoreductase, coding for MTKTDVLVIGSGVAGYSALNEVVEKGLKARVTMVSSDVDIPYDRPPLSKEYMRGQVEKPFFKPPEFYSSLKDFSLILNAEVVELRGKGAVLSNGDVIEFEKAVLATGGRPRRLNVSGSDLKGIYYLRTLRDADAIREALKGARSPVIIGGGFIGMEVASSMVYLGKRPTVIEALPHIWTTFVDEKVSEHLRTYFQGKGVDIITGDPVKELYGRESNVEEVVTQGGKRVKADMVLVAVGIVPNVEVAKRSNIAVDNGVPTDEYLRTSAKDVYAVGDVANVLDHRTEKRRRIEHWNNAWYTGALAVRNALQGDKERYDFLSTVWSDVFDLHIESGGETRDYDDSVVKGNVEENRFVVVYGKGGVTVGYVAFNWDFKELDRLNEAVKRGEPLPK